From Saccharomycodes ludwigii strain NBRC 1722 chromosome IV, whole genome shotgun sequence, one genomic window encodes:
- the SIP4 gene encoding Sip4p (similar to Saccharomyces cerevisiae YJL089W | SIP4 | SNF1-Interacting Protein) — MSSNCVNDKATAITSAGKLKKRKYGDKQDIKNKPVLFKNKVRSSQACDRCRLKKIKCDGITPTCSNCAKIDFKCVKSDKLSRRGFPKGYTEMLEKQVVHLQKLLDSNNSNNNDNSNNNNNNNNNNNNNIKTNSFNTTKGNMNNDGKIPFINDTILNHENYLIDDYYYIGTDPLNMLNTNNNVYTVGTMPDQSLFLFQNYYFNILCANDSNLSLIVASQENVGEEQKTLFIPKSFCNLISLAGQQRTSPTDVNTPNNKNNKNSNGGTTLVSDSVLKKIASRIIEDFVDIEMSLIPILYPKKEWKDSLLVTLLDVDNTANNTTNTLNLCCILLIYEWKFKLISINDSNNERILLELIKLVCLQDTKSIKSTQLLLLLTYYSMSLSPPSNYKYELINLCFSKILTQGLYIEPDKFTNSNTNSDYKTTKVVTYWCFQFLDTWFNLTMGKPKCNFTLDEFQMKNLTEISAVLPKSMKSYMLLSRFIVDGFDGLDLKQLGEINGSKPTGANTTLHNVTGILLNFKNVLEKYQLYHSIGEHLIDNNMNSNDVHNTTKEHDTHGMINNSSEKTNHDATAKTKNIRLLETMCTKLDASHIMEIKISLYYLIVKLLVTLYSKGIDADVSIYNLANEILSLYYIILKRDDISVDITVNNESTSAILVIPPHFQILHFLPINNIALVDFCLKILREKSFSDGHDETIFNVWETFWDNKRILETKFKKQTNKDEINSFSAGNNRNTHDITTMNHMNSSIKSFSNFLLLQQYITNGNVIKNNEGNLASPDIFHTADDNSTNDPAKTSMDKQEPKENLTSESIKQFLSSPYATTGVGPNTLSNSVFNNVNFNVFGQFKSNQADIINTTKTSTNNANPVDSTFDNNKRTYRMMSFIQDEDDEGYIEDDEEDDDTNNDSNENPLEIIFPPRKLHANNNSNNEHYNRRHNSNIFPSKKKNTTNLFPTITSIPTTSDKNNIKNRNKNKNKNNHKSIGITMRTDINNNASSTLPTTNVTTAVQTPPSNVVNESTTPRSFIDLLAVAASGRLNKDDIDNKNGEREKMNKESIILDTNMDNNNNNNNNNNNTGNSANNDILEQTVDDNSTQNNGATYNSTQNNGTTYNSTQNNGTTYNSNTRPIATTNNNNNKELTLKPTLSIQNLIE, encoded by the coding sequence ATGTCCAGTAATTGCGTAAATGATAAAGCCACTGCTATTACTTCTGCAGGAAAactcaaaaaaagaaaatatggCGATAAACAGGATATTAAGAATAAGCCggttttattcaaaaataaagtaagATCATCTCAAGCATGCGACAGATGTAGattgaaaaagataaaatgtGATGGAATCACTCCAACTTGTTCTAATTGTGCTAAAATTGACTTCAAATGTGTTAAAAGCGATAAATTAAGCAGAAGAGGGTTTCCTAAAGGATATACTGAGATGCTAGAAAAACAGGTTGTacatttacaaaaattgttagatagtaacaatagtaacaacaacgacaacagcaacaacaacaacaacaacaacaacaacaataataataatattaaaactaaCAGTTTTAACACTACCAAAGGCAACATGAATAATGATGGCAAAATACCCTTTATCAATGACACCATATTAAACCATGAAAACTATTTGATCGACGATTATTACTACATTGGTACTGACCCATTAAATATGCTAAATACCAACAACAATGTATATACTGTAGGAACTATGCCGGAtcaaagtttatttttatttcaaaattattacttCAACATACTATGTGCTAATGACAGTAATTTGTCCTTAATCGTCGCTTCTCAAGAAAATGTAGGGgaagaacaaaaaacattatttataCCCAAAAGCTTCTGTAATTTAATAAGCCTGGCCGGACAACAAAGAACCTCTCCTACAGATGTTAACACTCCTAATAACAAGAACAATAAGAACAGCAATGGGGGAACCACTCTTGTATCAGACagtgttttaaaaaaaatagcttCAAGGATAATCGAAGATTTTGTGGATATAGAAATGTCCTTAATACCAATATTGTACCctaaaaaagaatggaAAGATTCACTATTGGTTACATTATTGGACGTCGATAATACAGCTAACAACACTACAAACACTTTGAATTTATGCtgtattttattgatatatgaatggaaatttaaattaatttccATCAATGATAGCAATAACGAGCGTATTTTGCTCGAATTAATCAAACTTGTGTGTTTGCAAGATACCAAAAGCATCAAAAGTActcaattattattgttgctgACTTATTATTCCATGTCTTTGAGTCCCCCCAGTAACTATAAATatgaattaattaatttatgtTTCAGTAAAATATTGACTCAAGGATTGTATATCGAGCCCGATAAGTTTACAAATAGCAATACCAACAGCGATTATAAAACCACTAAAGTAGTAACCTATTGgtgttttcaatttttggACACGTGGTTTAATTTAACTATGGGTAAACCAAAATGCAATTTTACATTGGACGAATTCCAAATGAAGAATTTAACTGAGATATCTGCAGTTTTGCCTAAATCAATGAAATCCTATATGTTGCTATCTCGTTTTATTGTGGATGGGTTCGATGGACTAGACTTGAAACAATTAGGTGAAATAAACGGCAGTAAACCCACCGGCGCTAATACAACGTTGCATAATGTTACTGGTATATTGCTTAACttcaaaaatgttttagAGAAATATCAATTGTATCATTCTATCGGAGAACATCTTATAGACAACAATATGAACAGCAATGACGTCCACAATACTACCAAAGAACATGATACTCACGGGATGATTAACAACAGCTCCGAAAAAACTAACCACGATGCCACAgccaaaacaaaaaacattaGATTATTGGAAACTATGTGCACAAAGTTAGATGCAAGCCACATAATGGAAAtcaaaatatcattatacTATTTAATTGTTAAATTATTGGTTACCTTGTACTCAAAAGGTATTGATGCTGATGTatctatttataatttggCCAATGAGATTTTATCTttgtattatattattttgaaaagagATGACATCAGTGTTGATATTACTGTTAATAATGAATCTACTTCAGCTATCTTGGTAATACCACCACATTTCCAGATATTACATTTTTTACCTATCAACAACATAGCTTTGGTTGacttttgtttaaaaattttaaggGAGAAATCTTTTAGTGATGGTCATGATGaaactatttttaatgtttgGGAAACGTTTTGGGATAACAAACGTATTTTGGAgacaaaatttaaaaaacagACCAATAAGGACGAAATAAATAGCTTTTCGGCAGGAAATAATAGGAATACCCATGATATAACCACTATGAATCACATGAATAGTTCTATCAAAagtttttccaattttttgcTGTTACAGCAATATATCACCAATGGGAATGTTATCAAAAACAACGAAGGTAACCTCGCCAGTCCTGACATATTTCATACTGCTGATGATAATAGCACCAATGACCCGGCAAAAACTAGTATGGATAAACAGGAACCAAAGGAAAACCTAACCAGTGAGAGCATAAAGCAGTTTTTATCAAGCCCCTATGCAACGACTGGCGTAGGACCTAACACTTTATCTAATAGTGTATTTAATAACGTAAATTTCAATGTTTTCGGtcaatttaaaagtaaCCAGGCGGATATCATTAATACAACAAAGACATCTACTAATAATGCGAATCCTGTTGATAGCACGTTCGACAATAACAAGAGAACATATAGAATGATGTCATTCATTCAAGATGAGGATGACGAGGGATATATAGAAGAcgatgaagaagatgatgatactAATAACGACAGTAATGAAAACCCTTtagaaattatttttccaCCAAGAAAATTGCAcgctaataataacagtaataatgaACACTACAATCGTAGACATAAcagtaatatttttccatcaaaaaaaaagaatactACAAACTTATTTCCCACTATTACATCAATTCCTACAACCAGtgataaaaacaacattaaaaatagaaataaaaataaaaataaaaataatcacaAGAGTATAGGAATTACTATGCGTACCgatattaacaataatgcCAGTAGCACTCTTCCAACGACGAATGTTACAACCGCTGTACAAACCCCACCTTCGAATGTTGTCAATGAATCAACTACACCTAGATCATTTATAGATTTGTTAGCTGTTGCTGCTTCAGGTAGGCTAAATAAAGatgatattgataataaaaacggtgaaagagaaaaaatgaataaggAAAGCATTATACTAGACACAAATatggataataataataataataataataataataataatacggGTAATTCTgccaataatgatattttagaACAAACAGTTGATGATAATTCTACTCAAAATAATGGTGCCACGTATAATTCCACCCAAAATAATGGTACCACGTATAATTCTACTCAAAATAATGGTACCACGTATAATTCTAATACTAGACCTATtgctactactaataataataataacaaagaaTTGACTTTAAAACCTACATTAAGCATACAAAACTTAATTGAGTAG
- the ARG3 gene encoding ornithine carbamoyltransferase (similar to Saccharomyces cerevisiae YJL088W | ARG3 | ARGinine requiring): MTTSKQIRHLVSIKDLTDEEFNILVSKAEYYKKLFKSGDPKVFEENNKKLLGRTAALIFSKRSTRTRISSEGAAAFFGAQPMFLGRDDIQLGVNESFFDTINVVSSMVSCIFARVNKHSEIQELCKYSKVPIINSLCDKYHPLQAICDMLTIKEHLDYTKNKLKMAWIGDSNNVINDMCIAALKCGIDVAIATPLNIEMDLDIVEAAKEVAKRNNCEVLITHDSELASKDADILVTDTFISMGEEYQKEAKLKQFQDFQINKKLADLAKPNYKFMHCLPRHHEEVTDEIFYDKDHSIVFAEAENRLYAAIATIAVFVNNKGDFSL, encoded by the coding sequence atgactaCTTCTAAACAAATCCGCCATTTAGTTTCTATCAAGGACTTGACTGATGAggaatttaatattttagtttCCAAGGCCgaatattacaaaaaattatttaaatcgGGTGATCCAAAAGTCTTTGAggaaaacaacaaaaagttATTGGGAAGAACTGCTGCGTTAATTTTCTCTAAAAGATCCACTAGAACCAGAATTTCATCCGAAGGGGCTGCCGCTTTTTTTGGTGCCCAACCAATGTTTTTAGGCAGAGATGACATTCAATTGGGCGTGAACGAAAGTTTTTTCGATACCATTAATGTTGTGTCTTCAATGGTTTCTTGTATTTTTGCTCGTGTAAACAAACACTCCGAAATTCAAGAATTGTGCAAATATTCAAAAGTTCCAATCATCAATTCCCTATGTGATAAATACCACCCTTTACAAGCTATTTGTGACATGTTAACAATTAAGGAACACCTGGAttatactaaaaataagCTAAAGATGGCTTGGATTGGTGACTCTAACAATGTCATCAATGATATGTGTATTGCAGCCTTGAAATGTGGCATTGATGTTGCTATTGCTACCCCattaaatattgaaatGGACCTTGATATAGTGGAAGCTGCTAAGGAAGTTgccaaaagaaataattgTGAAGTACTAATAACCCATGATTCTGAACTAGCCTCTAAAGATGCTGATATTTTGGTTACCGATACCTTCATTTCCATGGGGGAAGAGTATCAAAAAGAAGCCAAGttaaaacaatttcaagatttccaaataaataaaaaattagctGACTTAGCTAAAccaaattataaatttatgcATTGCTTACCAAGACACCATGAAGAAGTTACTGATGAGATATTTTATGATAAAGATCATTCCATAGTGTTTGCCGAAGCTGAAAATAGACTATACGCAGCCATAGCAACAATAGctgtttttgttaataacaAGGGTGATTTCAgtctataa